A DNA window from Thermoplasmatales archaeon contains the following coding sequences:
- a CDS encoding creatininase family protein: MKIEEMSWKEIDKINRDAIIFISISPLEAHGPHLPVATDLLISKKVEEAVMEEMKKRDIEFFSLPSLPLGVCRYAKNFPGTINIKWKNLYNLLIDIFLSFSRSNFRYFLIFNFHMDVLHIKAIHKAIKKARKMGITACEPISVAYFSGKLFEENEYEVHADFKETSLALYLFSELVKDYKIKDAKIKMHALDFFKTFEEIGAKDAYIGSPSLAKKEYGGELFKKIVDLCVNSALLLRQGKIDDLPKKLKILLRI, from the coding sequence ATGAAAATAGAAGAAATGAGCTGGAAGGAAATAGATAAGATAAACAGAGATGCCATCATTTTTATCTCAATAAGTCCTCTTGAAGCCCATGGTCCTCACTTGCCAGTTGCAACAGATTTACTTATCTCAAAAAAAGTTGAGGAGGCGGTAATGGAAGAAATGAAGAAAAGGGATATAGAATTTTTTTCCTTGCCATCCTTGCCACTGGGTGTTTGTAGATATGCAAAAAATTTTCCTGGAACAATAAATATTAAATGGAAAAATTTATATAACTTGCTTATTGATATTTTCTTATCTTTTTCGAGAAGTAATTTCAGATATTTTTTAATTTTTAACTTTCACATGGATGTTTTACATATAAAAGCAATTCATAAAGCAATTAAAAAAGCAAGAAAAATGGGCATAACAGCATGTGAGCCAATTTCAGTTGCATATTTTAGCGGAAAATTATTTGAGGAAAATGAATACGAAGTTCATGCGGATTTTAAAGAAACTTCTCTTGCATTGTATTTATTTTCAGAATTGGTAAAGGATTATAAGATAAAAGATGCAAAAATAAAGATGCACGCCCTGGATTTTTTTAAAACATTTGAGGAAATTGGAGCGAAAGATGCCTATATTGGCTCACCATCTCTTGCAAAAAAAGAATATGGAGGAGAGCTTTTTAAAAAAATAGTTGATTTATGTGTAAATTCTGCATTGCTTTTAAGGCAGGGAAAAATTGATGATTTGCCAAAAAAATTAAAAATATTGCTGAGAATATAG
- the hycI gene encoding hydrogenase maturation peptidase HycI, producing the protein MFFSLLLMNILLGIGNEMNGDDGIGIYVAKKIKGNEWKAINCATVPENFFGEIIRSKPEKIIMVDAADMGLKHGEVRRIRREKIGKASFSTHSIPLSIFISNLQKEIGAEIIIVGIQPKKMYGKMSKEVKSSANKLIKIIKEGRIDEIEEL; encoded by the coding sequence ATGTTTTTTTCTTTACTATTGATGAATATACTGCTTGGTATAGGAAATGAAATGAATGGCGATGACGGTATTGGCATATATGTTGCAAAAAAAATAAAGGGCAATGAATGGAAAGCCATAAATTGTGCAACAGTTCCGGAGAATTTTTTTGGTGAAATAATAAGAAGCAAACCAGAAAAAATTATTATGGTTGATGCCGCTGACATGGGTCTTAAACACGGAGAGGTGAGAAGGATAAGGAGAGAAAAAATAGGAAAGGCATCCTTTTCCACTCATTCAATTCCTCTTTCAATTTTTATATCCAATCTACAGAAAGAAATAGGAGCGGAAATAATAATCGTAGGAATTCAGCCAAAGAAAATGTATGGAAAAATGAGCAAGGAGGTTAAAAGCTCTGCAAATAAACTTATAAAAATCATCAAGGAAGGAAGAATAGATGAAATTGAGGAGTTATAA
- the purD gene encoding phosphoribosylamine--glycine ligase, producing MKVLVIGGGAREHAICIALKNSDAEIYSVMKNSNPGIKRIAKDYFLHDECDAEKVVSYAISKNIELAVVGPEAPLQAGVTNLLMKNEIAVASPLREAAEIETDKEFMRRLMKKYRVRGNVEFGAFSDAKSAEKFINELQGNVAVKPVGLTGGKGVRVYGFHFDSAIEANEYAKEIISKKIGGKSRVLIEERMIGEEFTLQAFCDGKNIFPMPVVQDYKRLLPNDEGPNTGGMGSISSKDFILPFMERYEYEEACIILQKIIEALKKEGREYRGVIYGQFMLTSQGVKVIEINARFGDPEAMNVLSILKTDFVEICNAMAEGNLRNNMIGFNEKSTVCKYVVPCGYGYKPLENKEIFVDEKKIEEEGGKIFYASVNEENGKIYTTKSRSLAILGIADEIYEAEEICENCLKNVKGDIFVRHDIGKKEIIEKKMNRLKMLRG from the coding sequence ATGAAGGTTTTAGTGATAGGTGGAGGGGCAAGAGAGCATGCTATCTGTATTGCTTTAAAGAATAGCGATGCTGAAATCTATTCTGTTATGAAAAACTCTAACCCTGGAATAAAGAGAATTGCAAAAGATTATTTTTTACATGATGAGTGTGATGCAGAAAAAGTTGTCTCATATGCCATTTCAAAAAATATAGAGCTTGCGGTAGTCGGACCTGAGGCGCCTCTCCAGGCGGGCGTTACAAATTTGCTTATGAAAAATGAAATTGCTGTTGCATCTCCTTTAAGGGAGGCGGCGGAAATAGAAACAGATAAGGAATTCATGAGGAGGTTGATGAAAAAATACAGGGTAAGGGGAAATGTTGAATTTGGTGCATTTTCCGATGCAAAATCTGCAGAGAAATTTATAAATGAGTTGCAGGGAAATGTTGCAGTAAAGCCAGTTGGACTTACTGGAGGAAAAGGTGTAAGGGTTTATGGCTTTCATTTTGATAGTGCAATTGAGGCAAATGAATATGCAAAGGAAATTATATCTAAAAAGATAGGTGGTAAAAGTAGGGTTTTGATAGAGGAAAGAATGATTGGAGAGGAGTTTACACTGCAGGCATTCTGCGATGGAAAAAATATTTTTCCAATGCCAGTTGTGCAGGATTATAAAAGACTTTTACCAAATGACGAAGGGCCAAATACAGGTGGAATGGGCTCAATTTCCTCAAAAGATTTCATTCTTCCTTTTATGGAAAGATATGAATATGAAGAGGCATGCATAATTTTGCAGAAAATAATTGAAGCATTAAAAAAGGAAGGAAGGGAATATAGAGGAGTTATATACGGGCAGTTCATGCTAACATCACAAGGAGTTAAGGTTATTGAAATAAATGCAAGATTTGGCGATCCTGAAGCAATGAATGTTCTATCAATCTTAAAAACAGATTTTGTTGAAATATGCAATGCAATGGCTGAAGGAAATTTAAGAAATAACATGATAGGCTTCAACGAAAAAAGCACTGTTTGCAAGTATGTTGTGCCATGTGGCTATGGTTATAAACCTCTTGAAAATAAGGAGATATTTGTAGATGAAAAAAAGATAGAGGAGGAAGGAGGAAAAATTTTTTATGCATCTGTTAATGAAGAAAATGGAAAGATATATACAACAAAATCCCGTTCCCTTGCAATTCTCGGAATAGCAGATGAAATTTATGAAGCAGAGGAGATATGCGAAAATTGTTTGAAAAATGTAAAGGGAGATATTTTTGTCAGGCATGATATAGGTAAAAAAGAAATTATTGAGAAAAAAATGAATCGCTTAAAAATGCTTCGTGGTTAA
- a CDS encoding ATP/GTP-binding protein, translated as MIHLYLVGTAGSGKSTLANAFNEWCHRQGYDSIVVNLDPGVIKTPYSPEIDIREWISLEEVMKNYDLGPNGAQILCADMLALNVKEIEERLSEYRADYVIFDTPGQMELFVFRSSGKIIIDQLGKDNSMIAFLIDPALATTPANLISQLMLSAITQFRLVLPIVNILTKIDIIEKETLEIIKEWGKNPERLENDLMFYSPSLYTQMSEGIMKVIRDMESHTSLIPISSETWEGIEDLYASIQDIFSGGEDLERK; from the coding sequence ATGATACATCTCTACTTGGTAGGCACCGCCGGCTCAGGCAAAAGCACCCTCGCAAATGCATTCAATGAATGGTGTCACAGGCAGGGCTATGATTCAATAGTGGTAAATCTTGACCCAGGAGTAATAAAAACTCCTTACTCACCTGAGATTGATATAAGAGAATGGATTTCTCTTGAAGAAGTTATGAAAAATTATGACCTCGGCCCAAACGGAGCTCAGATATTGTGTGCGGATATGCTTGCTTTAAATGTTAAAGAAATTGAAGAAAGATTATCTGAGTATAGAGCTGATTATGTTATTTTTGACACTCCTGGGCAGATGGAATTGTTTGTTTTCAGGAGTTCCGGCAAAATAATTATTGATCAACTTGGAAAAGATAATTCGATGATTGCCTTTTTGATAGATCCAGCTCTTGCAACAACCCCGGCAAATCTTATATCTCAATTAATGCTTTCTGCAATAACTCAATTTCGCCTTGTTTTGCCTATTGTAAACATTCTTACAAAAATAGATATTATTGAAAAAGAAACGCTTGAAATTATAAAGGAATGGGGTAAAAATCCTGAAAGGCTGGAAAATGACCTGATGTTTTATTCTCCCTCATTATATACCCAGATGAGCGAGGGAATAATGAAGGTTATAAGAGATATGGAAAGCCATACATCACTTATTCCAATTTCATCAGAAACATGGGAAGGAATTGAGGATCTTTATGCAAGTATCCAGGATATTTTTTCTGGAGGGGAAGATTTGGAAAGAAAATAA